In Rosa rugosa chromosome 4, drRosRugo1.1, whole genome shotgun sequence, the genomic stretch AAACATTTAATACCAATTGCAGGTGCTTGCCAGCAAAGGGTGAAGAGTCTGGTGAATGCGAAAGATATTCCAAATATTATCGTTCGCCTTGTCCGGTTGAATGGGTCAGTATTTCTTAGCTTATTTCTTCTACAATTATTTGTCTTCCAATAAAATCTGCTTGGAAGTTTAATTTCTTCTGTTAAACTTTTTCATGAATGTATTAAATTGTTGGTACTTTACTCATATGTAGATTGTCATTGCATATACTGCAATATGACTTTGTCCTTATTGCATAATCTGAATTTTAACTTGCAGCATAGCCTTGGCAAAGTTTGCACCAGAATCACAGGGCACACTGAATTTTAAGTTTGGAACTTCTTCTGGAGCTGTATCTTAGCCTTGAGAACTTTCTAGTTAGAAACTTGTATGTGATAACAGTACTATTGGGTTGGAGTGGGTTATGTAATGCTGTACTGGGTTTGATTTATAGTACTCGTAGCGAAATTACTGTAAATCATTGATACAATGAATGAtcattaattttatttttatcttttctgGGCATTGTCAATTCAATTCCCTGCAAAGCAGGTTAAAATCCAATGGAGATTTGTTAAATTATCATAATAAATTATTAATAGAACAAAAATTGGTAAATTACTAAATTAGGTTTGAATGAAGATGAGATGTCACGGATGCATATAATAGTCGTGGATAAAAGGACAATAGAATATTGTAAGGTTGTCACGAACACAGAGGTAGGTCCCTCCAAGAGTCAAACTAAATAGAGCCACATACCGATTTATATGTGACATATGGGCCTAAAGCAACTGCTCCACAGAGCACTGACATGAAAAACAGTGGCTGCACCGTTGCTTTGCTCCATAGATACAGATAACCGTAGCCTTTGACCCCCATACCCACGAATCATGCATGTGGCCATTGTTCAGAATTGTAGTGGTGAATACAGAGTGGCAATTTGGTTCACTACTTTACATGCATCGATCAAACCAGCTAATTTTAGAGCTTCTTCAAAAGCGTCTTCAGTGAGTTTCACCTCTGGTACTTGGATGTTGCAACACTTCTCAAAGTCGCGCATAAGAACAATCACAAAATAACAGTGTTGGGAGGATACAGATGAGAGTCTGGAGTTGGAGAAGACGATCTTTTGTTAAGCGTTTGGCGTTTGTTCTTCtgctcttcctttttttttttttttttttcttttagcgtttgtttttttttctcgtTCTTGTTCTCTGctattcctcttcttcttcttttttttttttttttttttttcttttaatcatGTACAGTCTTTTTAGTGTTTGTTCTTTGAGTTGTCCACGGTGCGACGATCGGCTGCTGATGATTCCTCCTTGTGTGCTGGATTTCCGCCGGACGAGTTTCGTAGTTGAGAGGACAAGGATGACGGTCGTTGAGGTAGGTTCTCTCCTCCAATTATCGATAATTGTGGTGGATTTCGATCTGCACCTGTAAATGCTGCCAGCAGTGGTGTACTTGATTGAGTCTCCTGGCAAGGTTTTTCTGCTCGGGCATGAGGTCTGCGATAGCAGGGTCATGGTGGATCTTGACGTAGCTGGGCTTCCTGATATCAATCTCACAACTGGACTGAAGACTGATATCAATCctgaaattttaatttttcaagaAGAATGTGCTATGAGGAGAGAAGCAGCTGAGGTGGTGGAGGGTGAAAGTCCTTCCTCTAGCTACCTCTACCTCGAGTACCATTTAATTTTAGTTTTGGTCGCATAAACTTGGGACTGTGTTGATTTTTTTTAGTTTGCTTCGGAGTATTAGGTTCGTGTTTGTGAGCTTATCTTCAAACGCTGGGTGTACGTGCTAGGTAGCTAGCTTGTTCTACTTTAGAATATGTTAAATTGGTTTACTGTGTTAACGTCTCTTTCTGACAAGTgacaacccttttttttttaataaaacatcatcaTAGAGATTTTCATTGATAAAAGGTCAGGCCAGAGtagccattacataccctcccgctgccatctatagacagacagaGAGTTGTGAAGGTAAcacggtggtacataggataAGTCTACTCATTCGACATGtcttgctcacttattcaaagcaaGCCTATTCAACTATGAAACAGTTagcatagtaataggctaaatttaaaaaaactaaaatttctCTTTGCCCTTGaagctagggctaggaggctTGCCCGAGTAGAGCATGCTCAATACCTCCTCAACAGGTACCTTCTTGGATTTCGGTGGATTCTTGTTCCTGGACCCAAGAGGGCGGTCTCTCTTCTTTTTGGTAGCTGCTTGTTCAGTTTGAGTGCCCTCCTTTGGCATCGCTACTTCGGCAGGCACAAGCATGCCTCCTGGTGCTTCTATCAATCCCAACGACTTGGCAGTAAAACGCATAGCAGGGATCTTTATCTTTTTGAGAGGCATGCAAGTATCTCCCTTCCTTTCAAGTTCAGCATTCAGCAGGAAATTTAGTTTCTTTGGAGAAGCAAAGGGTGAAGAAGGTCTACCTCGCTTTAACGATTCCTGTGACTCATGCACTCGGGGCAGAACTTGTGCTTCGTCAAAAGGGACCAGCACAAGTGCCTTATCACTTACTCCAGAATTTTTTAGCTGTGCACTGTGAAGAATCACCGGCTTCTGCTGTTTTGGGACATCCTTGGTGCCAAAGAGATTGCGAGCCAGTGGTGGCAAAATCGGGGTTTGGATGCCCTTGAAACGAAAAGTCCCATTGTGAAACATGCCATTTGCAACACTCTGAAAAGGGTTTGGCAGATCcagtttttttccttctttcattTGGTCATCCTGCAGCAGGTCAGACTGGGTTGCCATCCGACATGTACCCTTAGCGCTTGCTAAACTTCATTAATAGAGGACctcttttgattaaaaaaaaaaaaaagatagtatTTCACATTATTTAGATTAAAAATATGAAATGCCATGTCATTTTCCACATCATTTGGTGCTATGTTGATATCATTCAAACAACAAATCCAGACCACTGAACGTTTGTAAATCTAAAGGCTCACAACATGTGTAAAAAAATTGTGTAAAATAGGCTCCCATGATCCGGACCCTTAAATACCTATTTCTAATTAAAAGTTAGATCAATGGACCTAACATATCTTTCTTTTTTGATATCTTTCTAATTCAATAAATCtatgggtggttctagttgaaCCTCCTAGTTTGCTCTTTGGACCTCCCATCCCAATTTTTTTCAACAAACTTCCTATTTGTCCTTGtttgtattttactttttttttataccTCCTACTATGATACATGCAGTTCCTTtgaacatcaattttttttatctttgtcCAGTAAGGAACTATATACATAGAAAGGAGAGGAGGATTAATATATGACCACACTACCAACTTTAAAGTCTAAACTCTATACATGGCATGACGGGCTATCGACAGTTTCGTCAAAAGGGATAAATACAAGCATATAGTAGAGTATTTAATTGAGAACTACAAGTGCAATTGTGTTGGAGTACAAAAGAAGGGCCAAGCTGGAGGCTAcgttctcaacccaaaaacccaCAAAAATTTCTAGGTTCTTGCATAATTCAAAACCACCTGCATATCTCAAGTGATGTAATATGCTCTTTACTCgttcttcttttcctctttaatTTCTCATGGCTATGGAGTTATGAAGTGCATcacaaattttgaataaaaaaaaataaaaactctatgATTCATATTTGTCAATTGGCTAAAAACAATTGAGAAGGAAGAGAGTATTTTTAGAATAATGACTCTTGCGTATCAATGGTATTCCTTCTATATATTcagtttttttccttttttaattaTAATAGAGGGTTAAAATAGGGATTAAATTTTAAGAAAAATTTAGAGAGGTTCAAAGAGCAAATTGGGAGGTTTTTGAATAGAACCACCCTAAATCTATATTACAAAATGGAGCTTCGACTTCACCAGTACACcatgagaaaacaaagatagCTACCAAACGGGCAAAAAAGCCCATAATTAACCTGCTAATCAATATGCATATGAGCGATAGTGACTGTCTTAGTAGATAAATCAAAATCGGGTTCACAGTCCATTACAGCATACTTGGATTTCTTCAATATATACATCAAATAGAGATGTCCGTGCAATTGAACCCCACTCCTCAGATATATCACCCCTCTGTTCAATTCACTTCTGAGATCCGAACTGTGACTTTGCAATGCATCGGAATTCAATCTCACCTCGACATTGATCTTCTTGGTCGAACGCATTTTAACCTTGCCGCTTGGAATAACAGCTTCCCCAATAGGAACAATAATTTTAGAATTTTTAGTATCGTGGTAAAAAAATTGAACTATGCCTGAACCAAACTTAAAAGGACCCCAATTTATGTTCTTGATCCAGATTTCGGTTGTGAAGCTCATGTTGAATGAAGGTGTTGCAGGGTTATAGTTGAGGGTTTGGACGTCGATTTTGTTCAACAGGGCCCTGGGCACGTGAGCTTGCATGACGGTGAGAGCAAGTACGGTGATGACTATGGTCTGAAACGCAACGAAGATTGCAATATAGATAAACAATTTCATTCTCTTCTTGCGTTGTAGCTCATCTCTGGATACAAAAGACTCTCCATCAATTCGCTCGTAACCATCAAATGGGGTTAAAGGATAAGTCATCTCATGGTCGGACTTCT encodes the following:
- the LOC133744898 gene encoding late embryogenesis abundant protein At1g64065-like, giving the protein MAEKSDHEMTYPLTPFDGYERIDGESFVSRDELQRKKRMKLFIYIAIFVAFQTIVITVLALTVMQAHVPRALLNKIDVQTLNYNPATPSFNMSFTTEIWIKNINWGPFKFGSGIVQFFYHDTKNSKIIVPIGEAVIPSGKVKMRSTKKINVEVRLNSDALQSHSSDLRSELNRGVIYLRSGVQLHGHLYLMYILKKSKYAVMDCEPDFDLSTKTVTIAHMHID